GGAGAACCAGACATACACTCCTGCAATACGAGGCTGGAATAGAATTTCTCCTGTTTGAAAGCGCTCCTTTGAAAGTGTAAACCATCCTTCAGCTGCAACTTGAAAAGATGCTTCTGTGTCTTTTCGAAGTTCAGCTTCATAATCAAAAGCAACATAGCATAAGTTCtgcaaatacattcaaaatgaTAAATGACCGGTGTGCTGAAAAAGTCTTGACAACAAAAATGTCTAATTAGGGATAAACTTGTATAAGACAACATATTGTCATTTAATCATGAATCAGCAACCAACTGATAACTGAAAACCCAACCTATGCCCTAAGTTCTCCCAAAATACCAATGAAAACTTAAAAGGTAGAACTTCGAATATTCAGTGAGATTTCGGGTATGTCATTCGCTGGAAAGATGTAAGTAGGAGAGCCCACCGAAGGATTGAGTTATTGAAAGTTCACATTTTAGTACAAAAGCAAGCAATGCTGTTCTGGTAGGGACCTATGAGTTAGGAGCTGATCCTTTATCCATTATTCCCGTTATTTGTGTTTATAACATTTTTAGAACTTTTAAGTCAAACCTATTTGTTGTGATAAAAggccaaaaaggaaaaagggcaGGCCAGGTTAGCCAACCCCAATCTCTTCATCAACCTCCAGAGTGAAACGAATAATAAGACATGAGCGGGCAATGCTCGTACCTCTTTCAATGCACGCACAGTATACAGAGAATCAAAATGTAGATTCTTCTGCTGCATCTTTTCCCTAAGGAATCCTGTAAGTTTTAAAGCCCCCATTCCGGTTACTTCAACACCCACTCTGTGCATTACTCTCCCATGCAAAACTGTTAAGACAGATGACAAGGTTATTGTGATAAGAAACCTGGGAAGTTCCACGCACACGTACAAGCATGACCACACAAGATAAGAAGGGCAGAAAGGATGGACAAAGAACCAAAGAAGAGTTCTTTCTGTCCACTCAACAAGACAGCTTGAGGATGTACAATAAGTCCAACAACCAAAGGGACAGAAAGATAAGGGAAAACCAACTCCTTGTGCACATTGAAAGCTGAGACATGGAGTTGTACTTTCATCTTATTACAGAAACTCTTTTGTCAGGTGTATACAGTTAAGATTCAGCGCAGAACATTTAGAAACTCAAGTCTGGTGCTGAGAAACTAGCTTACTTGGAACAACGGATGTTTGGTTAAAACCAATGTTGACAACAACTCCTGAGGTTCGCCTTGCCGCAAATAATGCTAAAACTGCCTAGAGTTAATTCAGAATACTCCATCAGGAAATAAAAAAAGACAGAAATAACTAATTCTCAATAAACTACTCTGCCCATGCAAATAACCATTTGAATTTACTATAAACCAGAGCATAATTAAAACGAATTACTGCTATTCAATTATCTCAGATGAAATCAAGACTTAGAATTGTCTGGCAAGAGGGAGATGACACACACTTCAATTCTTTGATGTGTCTATTAGTTCATGCCTATAAAATTAGTCCAGTGGCAGAAACTTCCTTTTCTGTTTGAAAATACTCTACTTATGAAAAAGCTATCCCCAGAAAAGCCGTACCGTCAGAGATAATACAGATTATGAATGTTACAAATGAGCCCAAATTGAAAATAGAGCCATGGTACTATGAATTCCTTAACTAGATCAAAGAATGTTAAAGATAGCTCAACCGTGAGTACAGTTAATTGACTTGAACATAGCAACTTAGCATAAAAATCCATGTCATCAATATAAAAGCCCAATGAACATCATTTAGGTTCACAACAATTTATAAGGTTAGTTAACTATAGCATGTAAAAGTATATGGAAAACTCTTCAGTCTTTCCTAAATTTCACTAATTTCCATGTGTTAGTATGTGCActagagagaaagagagggagggAGACAGATAGATATTCCTAAGAGCAGACACAATTGGAAAGTAAACCATGCATAGTGCAATTgaattctttttcatttttgcacAGGACAACAGAAGAAAAGGATAGCTATACTACCTGATTGATCGCACAAACAGCAGGAACATTCATGTCAAATAATGCAGTATAGATAGCTTCTTTAAGCTGCTTTCTAGCTGCTATATCAGACTCGGTATCTGAAATAAAATAGGTCACAGTAAACAACAAGGTTCTAGCACAATCTTTAACAAATAATCTCTAATGTTAAGCCTATAGAATTGATCAAGACTGTAAACTGTTACATGATACAAGAAATATTCCACCATTGGAGAATTCCAGAAATTTGAATCTTGATTCATGTATGGACATTCTTTATAAAGTGTAAACCTtcttaaatatataaaaaaaaatggtttctgAAATAGAGCCAAATGTTCAGAAGCTGACCATCAGAATGGCAGATAGGAAGAGACAAAACAATTGGCTGCGTATTTGCTTTCACCTGCATCCTGCACATACTCAAAAATCTTTAAACTAACaccaattaaatttaaaaacaCAAAGTAAAGAAGCACGAAGTCAAAATGCATTCTGAAACAAGTTACTTGGAATGTTTGGACAGGTAACGTCAACAACCAAGTTATGCCACTTTAATACTAATTCTTCAGTGGCAAATGCCTCAACACATTCGATAATCAAaggaagaaaagtttttggaccAACATACTCATACCTTCTCAATAGAAAACCCAGCATACTGACAAGTGCTACATAACTCAATAATACAAAACACCAAAAGACTCAAACAAAGAAACAGCCAAAAATCTTCAAAGTACTCCATATGAAGTACGAATTCCAGCAATGCTAACCTGCCATAAATTGTAGAAAAGAAATGTCTGAGTCTAGAATACATTGGGGACTCAATATTACCAAATTCCTGCACAAGACAAAAATTCCGGACAGAAGAAAAATTGGAGTCAAAGATTCTAGTTCTGTCAAAATATGTGTATAAATGGTTGTGTGGCTttgcaaaaatcaaaagctGTTCTGCTAATGAATGTAACACTAAGCTTAAAGCACAAAGCTCACCAGAAAAGTAGCAGACCTCCCAGAAGGAGAAGCATATTTACTCCATCCAAATTTGCAGTAGCCAGAGCCACCTTCATATACACATGGTAAAAGTCAATCAGAACTAAGCAAAGTTAGACCTTCGAAATAAGGAATTAAGTTTCAAACTTGTAATCCTATGGGGCCAATTTTCCAAAGATATACATGAAAGGAAATGCATCATTTAATTGCCACAAGAAACAAACTGGTCCTTAACAAATATAAAGAATGTATTAAAGATTTGCTCAAGTTCCAAAATCCAGGAAAATCAATACGCTAAGGTGTCAATGCGTACCATCAATAATTATAGCACCAGGAACCTGTGCTCGCTGAGCATATATATGCATGAATGACAAGTCAGGCATCTGAGTCGGAAACATTCTGCAATCAGATGCCAACACCAATATTAGGTCCCATaatcgtcttttttttttttgggtcattaGTTTTCCAGAGTCTAGCTTAGTTAATAACATACTGGGCCCAACAAATTCATAGTTTCAGGATTAGATAATAAGTAAACAACAAGCAACAATCAGGAATCTCAAACAACAAAATGTACTACCAGGAAAACGAAAATGTACTACTATGGTAAATTGaattgtccaaaaaaaaaaggtaaattatAATCATTTCAAAATGCAGCTACAGATATCAGTCAACAACAGTAAAGATGATCTTGGGAGTGAAGTTTTATACAGTTTTCGGGCATATGCAACTTCAAAGCAATTCccagttcttttttttttggggtgggggggggggtgcGGACGAGAGAGAGGGTGATGaaggagaggaggaggaggagggtaTGATCAGTAGTACAGCAGGAAACATACTGAAGTGGTGGGATGTATCAGCGAGAATTGAAAAGACAGAAAAAGATTGAAACTTGGAAATAAGAAGGAGGGGAGCGTACTGAAGAGGATAACCGGATCGCAGGTGAGTTTCAGCGAAGAAAATGGAATCCCAAGGCTCCTGTTGATTCTGAAGGAAATAAATCCAGAGGCGATTATCGGCAACGATGAATTTCCAGAACCTACAAACAGAGCTGAGCTTGGCGGATTCTTTGGGGCCGAGGAATTTGAGGATTTGGATAAATATGTCGAGGGGAATCGGGTCGAAGTCGCCGGTTGAGGAGGTCAGCAGGTACGTCATTTGGTCGAATCTATCGGGTTGATTGGTAGAgctggaggaggaggaggcggAGGCCGAACGTTGAGAGACGGATTCCCAGACTTTTCGGAGCAAGTTGACCATGATGAGTTGAGAGGAACTACGATCGCGAGTGGCGCGCAAACCTTTGGGTGcatgagaggaaaaaagaatgGTTATTGGCGGTGGTACGGGAGACTTTTTTGGAGGGACAGCAGAAGAATGATGAGTGGAGACTGAACAGTGACTGAGAGAAGGAGGTGGGGGGCAGGCGAGACTCGGCTGGGGAGCGACGGGCAGTACGACAGTAGTAGTAGGGGGGGAAATCAGGAAGGAAATGGATTAATggaatagagagagagagagagagagggttgGATTATTGGCTTGGGAGGAACCGGACGGAATGAAGGAAGGAATGAATGAACGGGGGATAGGGAAGAAGATCGTAAGAATCTCTGACACGTGGATCTTCGTCCGCCTTCTCTTAGTCGGACCACCTCACTTCCCTGCTCACGCTCTGCACGACGCCGACGGTGTTTACTAATTTTATACACTCCGTGGGTTGATGAGGAAACAGTAGTGAAAAAAAATTCCTGACAATGGATGCGTGAGTGGATGGATATGGcataatcatcatcatcatcatcatcatcatcatcatcatagcTAAAATTGTCGATATTTTGAAACAATTCTACATGAACATTTGTTTTAGGTTCCCCAAGCCAAACTGAAACCTTACAGCGCTTACCAgtaaattttaatatattatcAAGCTAGGCAGAGGTCCTTTATCATCGTTGCACCTTTTCGTATATGCAATCTGggtggtattttttttttttttgggacttCAAAAATGATTGATCATCCCTGAAATCCACGACTTTATAATCCCATAAACAAAGAAATATTTGTTTATAATCCCAAAAACCAGATTGCCTTCTGTCTATATACGTCAAATCTTGATTTAGATTTACTTGCTTACTCGAcaaaaaaaagaaccaaaaagcGGATTATGTCCGTTCAATTCAATACCTTGATGGGTGCATATGAACCTTTTGCTGCATTGTCTTAGAACATTTAAACTTTTCTTGGTGCCACTGTTTGTCGTCTGTTGCAGTTTTAAGACAAGTTATTCTTCTTGATCAAGTCAACTGTGTTTTGAGTTCGAGCTAATGGTTTTACTGTTGTTCTCTCTAAACTGGTTTTATCCTAACAACATGACGTCCTTAATTAGTCAATGCATGCATTCTAATGTTTGCGTagcaagtcagtctatacaagaGTACATCCTTGTATGGATGTGGAAAAGATGAATATGAGTTCCACGTTCGAAGATTTTGCTGTGAATTCTACAAGATACAGCTTTTAAttagagaaaaagggaaaagcaaAGGATATGAATTTTACAACAAATGTTTGGAGTTTGGACTTGCAGTTTACATTCCCACACAAATCATCAAGTGAATGAAATGAAGCTAAATTCTTGAAGTTGTAGACGGTTGTTTTTTGTAACATCTCTATGATTTTAAAAACCTATATATAACCCCACTGTGATTTAAATTAAAGTGTCGCTATTAGTTTTTCTGTTAAAACCAATGACTAATAATAAAAGGTCAAAATCAAACtaacaaattgacaaatttATACTTTCATTACATTTTTTCGTTCCAAACatagaaaagaagaaattgaaacaaaaaaaggataaataagaaaaatataccATTAACGATTGGGTTAAGCACCTATACTGATATTTGtagtaaaaaataattttgcattttttatgtcttatttatttgttttatatttttcttctatcttttttttatgtctttttttattgtttatttttcttCCATCTCTTTGTATTTgaagaaaattaagattttttaGGCCAAAATATGGTTTTCAAAATCATCTCTTCTCTTCCTAAAAGAGAGAGAAacagagagaaagaaaaggaaaaaagaaaataagaaacaaaaaggtaGTGAAAGAATAGAtttatcaatttattagtttgattttgataTTTTATTATTGACAGTTAGTTTTAACGGAAAAACTAATGGTGATACTTTAAGTTAAATCATGAGGGGGTTATACATAAGATTTTAAACTATAAAGGGAGTTATATAGTAAAGTATCAAAATATAGGGGTAAAAAGTAATTTACCTTAAATAGGGTCAGTTACTAGGGCAATTGTGTGAATTGAATCCAAAAACAGTGGCAAATACTACGACCGACATGTAATTTAATGCTAAAGCAGTCATTTTCATTCGGGCTTTCGTCGTCGTTGGGTGAACCAGTGGATAAAGATAGATACTGTTTACTCTCTCTTCTTTCCCATCCgactctctttctctctcttcgaGACCTATCGCGATCTAAATAATTACGAAATAAAAaggtttattatttttttatttttaacgcGGCTAATTTTCGCTTTCGATTTCTTCCGATTTATTCGATTACGAGATCGAGATCAGGGGAGTTTGATCATCGATTTCCATTTCAAAGGTTAGAATTTTTTGTTTCGTACCTTTTTTTAATTCGTGCTAGTAGTTCTATTTAGGGTTATCGTTTGGTGTTAGGTGTGGACGTTCTAGGTTTATTAAACTGTGTTATATGATTTTTGTTTTGTCGTATATATTAGAGATAATTGTTGTTCCGCCAGGAAATGTTTGAGATTTTTTATTGTGACGCGTGAAATTTGCTTGAAAGTCTCgatctttgtttttctttaaggGTATGAACGTGAAATTGCTGCACAATTAATAATTGAAATTCTTGTATTTAAATTAGcgatttttttttctggttccGGTATCCTGTGCAAATTTGGCATACAATATAAATTGGAGTTATGATaatttttggggggggggggggagggggttCAATGCATGAATTACATTTGCAGTAGCAGTATAAACATTGTGCAGAGGTATTTATTAGGAACTGCGTTTTGGGCGTTGGCTTTAAATTATCTAGGTCTATTCTTCGCTCTTAGTTTGTGGCTAGataaagtaaattaaattagGTGTTTAAAAAATCCAGTTCTAAATACTGCCAGAAACATGTGAAAATGATAAGCTCTTATTCTCCTGATAATTCCGTGTAAGAAACTTGTGTAAATTTATTTGGTTTGTTGGTTATACAATGCAGTAGATTTGGTGGAAATCTACCCCTGTATACTTGGGTGGATTTTAAAAGTAGCCTGATGGAATGATTTGCTTTGGGATGTATGATAAAATGTGGGTATGGTTATAGGTTACAGCCATAGAATGCTTGTTGCAAGTAAATTTTGCGTTTGCCATCTAGGCTACTGTTTCGGTTTCCCAAGCATTAAGCAGTTGTTTATGCTGCTTCCATAACATCCAAGAAAAGGATAGTAGAGTAGCTTGGATTGTCTGGAAATCGGATGGGCTAAACTGTTAATGATTGCCTTTTTAGTCAAATAAGTGTTGTTATCCCTTGAGTTCCATATTTTCCTTGTAAATATGGATTGGATCCATTTGTCCACCTTCCATACCGTCATACTAATCCAGCAGGAATTTTTGCTTCTTAATGGTCTCGTCTTTTGCTTCAGGACTGGGATAATTAGTGTCTTCCTTAGGTAGTGTTAGCATaagtaaattttatttatctaCTATTTTCTTATGTATGTCTTTACACTTAAGGGGCAAGTCTGTGGTATGTCTTGCTGATATTGTGAATActaaggttattttgttttatatttttgtgcaacttcttttttttccctagaCAAGTTATGATTAATAATTCATTTTCACTTGTATTTTAGTGTTGAAATGCAGCTGACTTAATTGCTTGACAAgattggtttttcttttttaattgtaGGCGGTCTATTCTTTGAGTAGACCATGTCCCACCACCAAGGAGATGATGCTGATTACATGGCTGATGAATATGAAATGGAAGACGTGGACGATGACATGGATGATGAGTTTCGTGGTAGAGATATCGGTGGCTCTGACTCTGATGTCGATGAATATGACTACATGGTTTGCCATATGCTTACATCTTCCTCATACTTACTGAAGCTGATCCTAATAAATGTTCAATGTCATTTCATATTTTGTAGATTGTTAAATGTTTGTTTCTCTGAGCTTTTTAGTTGTTCTTTATAGAACAACAGAATGCAAGATACTTCTGCTGCTCAAGCTAGGAGGGGAAAAGACATCCAAGGCATTCCTTGGGAAAGGCTCAGCATAACCAGGGAGAAATACAGGCAGACTAGATTAGAACAGTACAAAAATTATGAAAACATCCCTCAATCTGGAGAAGGATCAGAAAAGGTGAATGGTTCTCTTTAATCCTTGATTTTCTTTTGGGTGAACTCTTTCCCCTTCTTTAATTCTGGCATTATCAAACATGTTATTACTTGCTTGTGTTGTTGTTTTATTTATATTTCTCTCTTTGTTTTGCAGGAGTGCAAAAGCACCGACAAAGGCGCTACCTTTTACGAGTTCAGACGGAATTCTAGATCCGTGAAATCGACGATTCTCCATTTCCAGGTGGACATATTTGCTCGTttgaaaatcaaaatttcatTCTTCGTTCTTTGACCTTTGATGTTTTCTCTTTCAGTCATTCTTATGTCTGCTCTAAGATATTATGCTTGAACTTTTAATTTGGAATCAGTTCTAAATTTTGTTAAAGGAGTCGTACATGTCACTTCATATGTTGGTTTTGGAGCATATCACTTCATGTTGTAAATATTCTGTAATGGGATGTCATTGGGTTGACGGGTGCTAATTTGTTTGGAATGATCCAATGATCTCTTTTATTGCCATCAAAGTTCAGTTCCAAATGGATTACTTGTGCACAGTTGAACCTTTGGAAACTGGAAGCGTTGATCTTTTTGAGTTGGGGGTATGTTTAATTGATGTAGAGGCAGTGGACTTGAAAGCCGCTGTTGAAAGAAATGATGAATCATGAAGAAATGCTCTCACTTGTGCGATATTTTTTTGATACCATAAAACAAGTAGTGGCTTGGTGGATTTTGCTTGTGGGTTTTGTACTCATGTTTGTGAATTTGCTATTTTTCGTGTATTCAGTTTGGTTACTTTCTCGGCTAGAGTAATCATCTTTGAGATGGTTGAATGATACGCAAATTCATTGTTGCTTTACACAGTTGAGGAATTTGGTATGGGCTACATCAAAGCATGATGTCTACTTTATGTCACATTTCTCTGTCATTCATTGGTCTACCTTGACCTGCAACAAGTCTGAAGTTCTCAACGTTTCAGGACATGTGGCACCATGTGAGGTAAATGTTTAATTTGGAACTTTGTTATATGTGCTTTTGTAAATTCTTGGCCTTGGTTCCCTTTGATCCAGTTATAACTCCCTTTTCCTCTGTAGAAACATCCTGGAAGCCTGCTGGAAGGGTTTACACAGACTCAAGTAAGTACACTAGCTGTGAAAGACAACCTGTTAGTTGCTGGAGGTTTTCAGGGAGAACTGATTTGCAAGGTACTTTTGCTTCCCATTTTCTCGTGATGTGCCTAGCTTCTACTTGGAAAAAACCAACTGGTAGGGAATCAGATTAGGGGATTATTTCTGACATTCATGGGTTGGGTGTGTAAGGTGCAAAACATTTTGTGGTGGAGAGCTTCTCTGGTTGGTCTCAACTTTTCATTATCTTTGTCTAGCAAATAGGTGATATCTTTCTTGCTAAAAGGTGTGGACTAGTGAGAGAGCTTGGGCACTgttcaaaatatacaaaaactTGGTTTGAGTGGGTGATCAGTAGCCCTCAACTTGCTTCTTGTGCTGTGCTT
Above is a genomic segment from Coffea eugenioides isolate CCC68of chromosome 5, Ceug_1.0, whole genome shotgun sequence containing:
- the LOC113770486 gene encoding actin-related protein 8 codes for the protein MVNLLRKVWESVSQRSASASSSSSSTNQPDRFDQMTYLLTSSTGDFDPIPLDIFIQILKFLGPKESAKLSSVCRFWKFIVADNRLWIYFLQNQQEPWDSIFFAETHLRSGYPLQMFPTQMPDLSFMHIYAQRAQVPGAIIIDGGSGYCKFGWSKYASPSGRSATFLEFGNIESPMYSRLRHFFSTIYGRMQVKANTQPIVLSLPICHSDDTESDIAARKQLKEAIYTALFDMNVPAVCAINQAVLALFAARRTSGVVVNIGFNQTSVVPILHGRVMHRVGVEVTGMGALKLTGFLREKMQQKNLHFDSLYTVRALKENLCYVAFDYEAELRKDTEASFQVAAEGWFTLSKERFQTGEILFQPRIAGVRTMSLHQAVALCLDHCQDSELSGDDNWFKTVVLSGGSACLPGLAERLEKELLQSLPHSTSKGLKVIPSPYGADSAWYGAKLIGNLSTFPGSCCVTKKQYRQRSRRNLRW